The stretch of DNA GGGGCTGAAGGTGATCGCCTCGAACCGCATCAACACGCCCGAGGTGGCCGAGGCGGTTCTGGCCGAGGGCTGCGCGGACCTCGTGTCGATGGCGCGGCCCTTCCTGGCCGACGCCGAGTTTGTCGCCAAGGCCAGGGACGGGCGCGCGGACGAGATCGCGCCTTGCATCGCCTGCAACCAGGCCTGCCTCGACCATACCTTCGCCTTGAGGCCCGCCTCCTGCCTGGTGAACCCCCGCGCCTGCCACGAGACAGAGCTGGTTTACACGCCGGCCGAACATCCCCTTTCGCTGGCGGTGGTGGGTGCCGGGCCCGCCGGGCTGTCGGCGGCGCTGACAGCGGCCGGGCGTGGCCATCGCGTGACCCTGTTCGAGGCGTCGGACCGGATCGGCGGGCAGCTTCAGCTTGCGCGCCTCGTGCCCGGCAAGGAAGAATTCGACGGGCTGATCGCCTGGTACGAGCGGCAGCTTGCGCTGTCCGGCGTGACGCTGCGCCTGGGCCACAGGGCCGATGCGGCGGCGCTGCATGGGTTCGACCGGGTGATCCTTGCCACCGGCGTGCGGCCGCGCGATCCGGGCATTCCGGTGGAGGATGGGGCGCAGGTCCTTCTCTACGCGCAGGCGCTGGCCGCCCCGGACCAGGTCGGCGCCCGTGTCGCCATCATCGGCGCGGGTGGGATCGGCTTCGACGTCGCGACACGCCTTGCCCATGCCGAGGGCACGCATCCGGCGCTGGACCTGCCGCGCTGGCGGGCGGAATGGGGCGTGGCCCCGCCTTGGCAGGCGGCGGCGGGCCTGATCCCCGCGGCGCCGCGGTCAGCGGCACGCCAGATCACCCTGATGAGCCGCAGCCCCGGCCGTCCCGGGCGAGGCCTTGGCCGGACCACCGGATGGATCCACCGTGCGGAACTTGCAGCCCGTGGCGTGCGGATGCTGGGCGGTGTCAGCTACGAGCGCATCACGCCCGAGGGTGTCTGGATCCGGCGCGATGAACGGTCGGAGCTGATCGCGGCCGATACCGTCGTCATCTGCGCAGGCCAGGAACCCGAGCGGGGTCTGGCGGATGCGGTGCAGGCCGATCTGATCGGTGGCGCGGACCGCGCGGAGGAGCTTGACGCCAAGCGCGCCATCGACCAGGCGGCGCGGCTGGCTGCCCGGCTCTGACCTGCGGCCTCAGTTGCGCGGGGCGCGCCAGCCTGCCGAAAGCGCCTCTGCCTCGTCGCAGAACCAGCGCTCTCCCCTGCCGGTGTCGATCCGGGTGCGGGAATAGTCCCGCGACCAGGGCGTGTGGTAGATGCGGTCGCCCCTGGAATTGATGTTGCCCTTGATCGGGCAATCGGTGTCGGGGGCCGCGGCATCAGCCACGGCCCATTTCTCGGCCCGGAACTCCCAGGGATAGACGAACTGACCGGACCACAGGCCCCGGCCTTCCTTCTCGGCCTCGATCTGGTCGGCGGCGTAGTCGTCGCCATAGCGGGTGAAGGCGAATCCGTAGCCGGCCCGCACCAGTTCCGCCGCGATGTCGCGGCCCTGCGCATGGCAGCGGGCAAGGATGCGCCCGTAATCGTCGCGCCCGTCGGCATCGCAGGTGACGGCCCCGTTGCCGACGATCTTTTCCAGCGCGGCCCGCGCCTCGGCCCCGCAGTTGAACGCGCGGCCCGTGCGCGACAGGCAGTCCTGCCCCATCTCGGGCGCGTCCATGTTCATCAGCCGGATCTTTTCGTCGCCCAGTTCCAGCGTGTCGCCGTCGATGATGCGTGGCTTGGCCGGCCCCATCGCAGAGAGCAGCAGGATCGCAACCACGGCCAGCGCCAGGCGACCCGGTCCCGGCATCCCAGCCCTCATCCGACTTCCACGCGCCGGCGGCGCAGCCGGGTTTCGTCGCGGATGCGGTCCATGATGCCGACCAGTTCCTGCGAGATGCCCGGCTCGGACAGCGCGTGACCCGCGTCGGGGATCATGGTCAGGCGCGAGCCGGGCCAGCTGTCATGCAGGCGCTGTGCAGTCACCGGCGGGCAGACCATGTCGTAGCGGCCCT from Halovulum dunhuangense encodes:
- a CDS encoding FAD-dependent oxidoreductase, which encodes MPADGAHPLYPHLFTPIMLGPLTLPNRVVMGSMHTNLEEGGDWARLAAFYEERALGGVGLIVTGGIAPNPEGAVFPGAAGLFTPHDIARHRQVTGRVHDAGGRIAMQILHAGRYAYGADCVAPSAIRAPIAPHTPRALDAAGIEKQIADFATTAARAREAGYDGVEVMGSEGYLLNQFLAPRTNRRDDDWGGDALRRMRFPLAVLDRVRRAVGPDFLVIFRLSLADLVPDGSDWASVVALARAVGAGGADVINSGIGWHESRVPTIATSVPRRAFADLSGRLRAETGLKVIASNRINTPEVAEAVLAEGCADLVSMARPFLADAEFVAKARDGRADEIAPCIACNQACLDHTFALRPASCLVNPRACHETELVYTPAEHPLSLAVVGAGPAGLSAALTAAGRGHRVTLFEASDRIGGQLQLARLVPGKEEFDGLIAWYERQLALSGVTLRLGHRADAAALHGFDRVILATGVRPRDPGIPVEDGAQVLLYAQALAAPDQVGARVAIIGAGGIGFDVATRLAHAEGTHPALDLPRWRAEWGVAPPWQAAAGLIPAAPRSAARQITLMSRSPGRPGRGLGRTTGWIHRAELAARGVRMLGGVSYERITPEGVWIRRDERSELIAADTVVICAGQEPERGLADAVQADLIGGADRAEELDAKRAIDQAARLAARL
- a CDS encoding thermonuclease family protein, translating into MPGPGRLALAVVAILLLSAMGPAKPRIIDGDTLELGDEKIRLMNMDAPEMGQDCLSRTGRAFNCGAEARAALEKIVGNGAVTCDADGRDDYGRILARCHAQGRDIAAELVRAGYGFAFTRYGDDYAADQIEAEKEGRGLWSGQFVYPWEFRAEKWAVADAAAPDTDCPIKGNINSRGDRIYHTPWSRDYSRTRIDTGRGERWFCDEAEALSAGWRAPRN